From a single Pseudoalteromonas sp. Scap06 genomic region:
- a CDS encoding DUF4105 domain-containing protein, whose protein sequence is MKPLFYFISVFLFTSFSSSATQSISVLAKHPIWLKLGHYKNQPTTISYITNASFFIADNGRNDPVAELKATIHAFNNQPLTQCRYPARYQWLKEQGLTFSMPAAECPKLQQWREQQAIHSVSLVFASGYMSNPASLYGHLLLKLNRSTESKNKLLDYSINYGAHVPDNENGLVYILKGLFGGYKAGFSDQLFYRHQHNYGEIELRDLWEYTLNLNERDVAFIANHLWEILGTEFDYYFADENCAFHLAQIIELVIGDQLTSESSPWVIPATIFSRLNTATYQEQSAVKKVTFTPSRDTVFSKYVQSLSEKELSFAKQIFAESAVLKSKSFLALPVQSQKAIIGALFELVQVKQIQKQTPVKISELKNALIQARLKLPMGENKVKFQFTQQPPHKGQKPSNSSISAMHTAEQTQYTMGFRLSYFDTLASDIARIPFSNLEMLDTELMFTNGETYINKIHLLDLESFNPNQLSWANESKWSWKINVGFDRQPALCRTCKRSFVMGGAGQAWQFSNNTLAYSLINGYLGDLAKNSHFYDSSVEVGIITGTDSGIKLRASYEKSFLNAKNPAQTKLELAVPINQDIDIRLAVTHANSAMWQLKLNYYWQ, encoded by the coding sequence ATGAAACCTTTATTTTATTTTATTAGCGTTTTTTTATTCACCTCTTTCTCAAGTTCTGCCACGCAATCTATCTCTGTTTTAGCAAAACACCCAATATGGTTGAAATTAGGGCATTACAAAAATCAACCAACTACTATTAGTTATATTACTAACGCATCCTTTTTTATTGCAGATAACGGACGTAATGATCCGGTTGCAGAATTAAAAGCAACAATCCATGCTTTTAATAACCAGCCATTAACACAATGTCGCTACCCTGCTCGTTATCAATGGCTCAAAGAGCAAGGTTTAACCTTTTCAATGCCAGCTGCAGAGTGCCCAAAATTACAGCAATGGCGAGAGCAACAAGCTATTCACTCTGTTAGTTTAGTATTTGCCTCTGGTTATATGAGTAACCCCGCATCGTTATATGGTCATTTATTACTTAAACTTAATCGCTCAACCGAATCAAAAAACAAATTATTAGATTACAGCATAAACTATGGCGCACATGTTCCAGACAATGAAAATGGCTTAGTCTATATTCTCAAGGGCTTGTTTGGTGGTTATAAAGCCGGTTTTTCAGATCAATTGTTTTATCGCCACCAGCATAATTACGGCGAGATAGAATTAAGAGATTTATGGGAATATACCCTTAATCTAAACGAGCGCGACGTGGCTTTTATTGCTAACCACTTATGGGAAATTTTAGGCACTGAATTTGATTATTACTTTGCCGATGAAAACTGCGCGTTTCATCTCGCACAAATTATTGAACTTGTTATTGGCGATCAACTAACTAGCGAAAGCTCTCCTTGGGTAATACCAGCCACTATCTTTTCAAGATTAAACACAGCCACCTACCAAGAGCAATCAGCGGTTAAAAAAGTCACATTTACACCCTCACGTGACACTGTATTTTCAAAATATGTGCAATCTTTAAGTGAAAAAGAGCTCAGCTTTGCCAAACAAATCTTTGCAGAATCAGCAGTACTAAAAAGCAAATCATTTTTAGCTTTGCCAGTACAGTCTCAAAAAGCCATTATTGGCGCTTTATTTGAACTTGTACAAGTGAAACAAATTCAAAAACAAACCCCAGTAAAAATAAGTGAGTTAAAAAATGCGCTAATCCAAGCGCGCTTAAAGCTGCCAATGGGCGAAAACAAAGTTAAATTTCAATTTACCCAGCAGCCTCCACATAAAGGCCAAAAGCCCTCTAACAGCTCAATTTCTGCGATGCACACGGCTGAGCAAACACAGTACACTATGGGTTTTAGGCTGAGCTATTTTGATACCCTTGCCTCTGATATTGCCCGCATTCCATTTTCTAATTTAGAAATGTTAGATACCGAGCTGATGTTTACAAATGGCGAAACTTACATAAATAAAATTCATTTATTAGATTTAGAGTCATTCAATCCAAACCAATTGTCCTGGGCTAATGAATCTAAGTGGTCGTGGAAAATCAATGTGGGATTCGACAGACAACCAGCACTGTGCAGAACCTGTAAACGCAGCTTTGTTATGGGAGGAGCCGGACAAGCTTGGCAGTTTAGCAACAACACCTTAGCCTATAGCTTAATTAATGGTTATTTGGGTGATTTAGCTAAAAACAGCCACTTTTATGATTCGTCGGTAGAGGTGGGGATCATTACTGGTACTGACTCAGGTATTAAACTCAGAGCATCCTACGAAAAATCATTCTTAAATGCTAAAAACCCTGCGCAAACCAAACTAGAACTTGCAGTGCCTATTAACCAAGATATTGATATTAGATTAGCAGTAACACATGCCAATTCAGCTATGTGGCAGCTTAAACTCAACTACTATTGGCAGTGA
- the dapA gene encoding 4-hydroxy-tetrahydrodipicolinate synthase, which translates to MRTLEQIKQASLITAIKTPYLANGEIDLAKYDELVEIQIASGVDGIVVGGTTGEGQLMNWEEHLMLIAHSANKFGDKLLIVGNTGSNNTREAIKATKYGFASGMHASLQINPYYGRTSIAGVKEHFKRVLDIGPAFIYNVAGRTGQDLTPDIIEPLAQHEHFIGVKECGGNERIAHYEQQGIACWSGNDDEAHDARHIHKAHGVISVTSNLIPGLFRQLMDTKNDALNNSLQPLMNWLFCEPNPIAINTAMIMTGAVNPVFRMPYVPLNDEQQQQGVTLINQLNEQDFVGSRAQCVDISKVLILS; encoded by the coding sequence ATGCGCACCCTAGAACAAATTAAACAAGCAAGCCTTATTACTGCAATTAAAACACCTTACTTAGCCAATGGTGAGATCGATCTTGCAAAGTATGATGAACTCGTTGAAATACAAATTGCATCGGGTGTTGACGGCATAGTTGTTGGTGGCACCACCGGTGAAGGCCAGTTAATGAACTGGGAAGAGCACTTAATGCTAATTGCGCACAGTGCCAATAAATTTGGTGATAAATTACTGATTGTAGGTAACACCGGAAGTAATAATACGCGCGAAGCAATTAAAGCAACAAAATATGGTTTTGCCAGCGGCATGCATGCCTCATTGCAAATTAACCCTTACTACGGGCGCACATCAATTGCCGGTGTTAAAGAGCACTTTAAACGCGTGCTTGATATTGGTCCGGCGTTTATTTACAACGTAGCAGGGCGCACAGGTCAAGACCTCACCCCTGATATTATTGAACCACTGGCCCAGCATGAGCACTTTATTGGTGTTAAAGAATGTGGTGGCAATGAGCGTATAGCGCACTATGAACAACAAGGTATTGCATGTTGGTCTGGGAATGATGACGAAGCACACGATGCACGCCATATCCATAAAGCACATGGTGTTATTTCAGTTACGTCTAACCTGATCCCAGGTTTGTTCCGCCAATTAATGGATACCAAAAATGATGCGCTTAATAATTCATTACAACCATTAATGAACTGGCTATTTTGCGAGCCAAACCCAATTGCCATTAATACCGCGATGATCATGACCGGCGCGGTGAACCCTGTGTTTAGAATGCCTTACGTACCGCTTAACGATGAGCAACAGCAACAAGGTGTAACGCTAATTAATCAGCTTAATGAGCAAGATTTTGTCGGTAGCCGAGCGCAGTGTGTGGATATTAGTAAGGTTTTGATTTTATCTTAA
- a CDS encoding DUF6058 family natural product biosynthesis protein, whose amino-acid sequence MRLSDYLSTHFYHTGELCQALNIDNETLENWQAQSIFPKPSYCIKNQMSCSSYSGLYECEEYDDYYPRGCVNWGQGVIKQKIESSNQAFNLFAQHYTQCLAKLAQQGFIFNEELFGCEIEEHLQQVWQQFLCSKYGVLTQNGLIDEIVAVDIGRLLVDDITELRSKASLDKDERTRIHPAMKLLNKALSHGADHEKQLTLRSRYIDALILKYDLSIK is encoded by the coding sequence ATGCGTTTATCTGACTATTTAAGCACTCACTTTTATCACACTGGTGAGTTATGCCAAGCACTCAACATAGACAATGAAACTCTTGAAAATTGGCAAGCTCAAAGTATTTTTCCTAAGCCAAGTTATTGCATTAAAAACCAGATGAGTTGCAGCTCTTACTCAGGCTTATATGAGTGTGAAGAATACGACGATTATTATCCCCGTGGCTGCGTAAACTGGGGACAAGGAGTTATAAAGCAAAAAATTGAGTCATCTAATCAGGCGTTTAATTTGTTTGCTCAGCACTATACCCAATGTTTGGCTAAGCTTGCACAGCAAGGCTTTATATTTAACGAGGAACTGTTTGGCTGTGAAATAGAAGAACATTTACAGCAAGTATGGCAACAATTTTTATGCAGCAAATATGGCGTGCTCACCCAAAATGGCTTAATTGATGAAATTGTAGCTGTGGATATTGGCAGATTATTAGTAGACGATATAACCGAACTGCGCAGCAAAGCCAGTTTAGATAAAGATGAGCGCACCCGCATTCACCCTGCCATGAAACTTTTAAATAAAGCCCTTAGCCATGGCGCCGATCACGAAAAGCAGCTCACATTACGTAGCCGCTATATTGATGCCCTTATTTTAAAATACGATTTATCGATTAAATAA
- a CDS encoding class I SAM-dependent methyltransferase — protein sequence MSNEWDEYAENWDVDPSVEQYAKNAFSELLDSININGLTVLDFGCGTGALTQLMSPSAESIVGIDPSSEMIKLLDKKALNNVTSICDYLSSELVQNFPELENKFDLIVASSVCGFLPDYEMTLSLLKSLLKKDGLFVQWDWLSEDDSSGMGLSEKRVKQAFLASGFVSIKVNSPFIMNSSKGNMPVLMAIGKND from the coding sequence TTGAGTAACGAATGGGATGAGTATGCTGAAAACTGGGATGTAGATCCTAGTGTTGAACAGTATGCAAAAAATGCATTTTCAGAGCTCTTAGATAGCATTAATATTAATGGTCTAACCGTTCTAGATTTTGGCTGTGGTACAGGCGCCTTGACTCAGCTAATGAGTCCATCGGCTGAAAGTATCGTAGGGATAGATCCATCTTCTGAAATGATAAAGCTATTGGATAAAAAGGCACTAAATAATGTAACGTCTATCTGTGATTACCTATCTAGTGAATTGGTTCAAAATTTTCCTGAGCTAGAAAATAAATTTGATCTAATAGTCGCATCGTCTGTTTGCGGTTTTCTGCCTGATTATGAAATGACATTAAGTTTATTAAAATCTTTATTAAAAAAAGACGGTCTGTTTGTTCAATGGGATTGGCTTTCTGAGGATGATTCATCGGGTATGGGGTTGTCAGAGAAAAGAGTTAAACAAGCATTTTTGGCGAGTGGCTTTGTAAGCATTAAAGTGAATAGCCCTTTTATAATGAATAGTTCAAAAGGAAATATGCCTGTTTTAATGGCTATTGGTAAAAATGATTAA
- a CDS encoding putative quinol monooxygenase, with protein MLTVIATLSSENSDAERLLIELENLQQSSRQEVGCLRYELSVKNDAEQTIYLVSEQWASNEHFEAHKNAPHFKAFGDAVGAFISSTNIDVYKTIG; from the coding sequence ATGTTAACGGTAATTGCCACACTATCGAGTGAAAATAGCGATGCAGAGCGCCTTTTAATTGAGCTCGAAAACTTACAACAGTCCTCTCGCCAAGAAGTAGGCTGCCTGCGTTACGAGCTATCAGTTAAAAACGATGCTGAGCAAACTATCTATTTAGTGAGTGAGCAATGGGCGTCTAATGAGCATTTCGAAGCCCATAAAAACGCACCACACTTCAAGGCCTTTGGTGATGCTGTAGGTGCATTTATTTCTTCTACTAATATCGATGTGTACAAAACCATTGGTTAA
- the dkgB gene encoding 2,5-didehydrogluconate reductase DkgB: protein MTQRVIEMPDLGMGTFRLEGKTAYESVKMALEVGFRHIDTAQIYGNEEQVGQAIKDSNIPREELFITTKVWNNKLNKADFVDSVKTSLEKLQLDYVDLLLIHWPAPVNNEPMSEYLTELLLTKKLGLTKHIGVSNFTIANLNEAMQTLDPREIFTNQIEVHPYLTNTKLRAFCDQHKIHVTAYMPFVVGKVLTDQTIIDIANKHDATPAQVVIAWENANGMTTIPSSTKRKNLEDNFNDKVKLDDEDIARIDGLDCNDRQASPDFAPQWDQ, encoded by the coding sequence ATGACACAACGTGTAATTGAAATGCCAGATTTAGGTATGGGTACTTTTCGTTTAGAAGGTAAAACAGCTTATGAATCTGTAAAAATGGCGTTAGAAGTTGGATTTCGCCACATTGATACCGCGCAAATATATGGCAATGAAGAGCAAGTTGGCCAAGCAATTAAAGACAGCAATATTCCTCGTGAAGAATTATTTATAACCACCAAAGTATGGAATAACAAGCTCAACAAAGCTGATTTTGTTGACAGTGTTAAAACATCTTTAGAGAAGCTACAGCTTGATTATGTAGACTTATTATTAATCCACTGGCCAGCACCGGTAAATAATGAACCCATGAGTGAATACTTAACCGAGCTACTGTTAACTAAAAAGCTGGGTTTAACTAAACATATTGGTGTATCTAACTTCACCATTGCCAACTTAAATGAGGCAATGCAAACCTTAGATCCTCGCGAAATATTCACTAATCAAATTGAGGTACATCCATATTTAACCAACACTAAACTGCGCGCTTTTTGCGATCAACATAAAATTCATGTTACCGCCTATATGCCATTTGTTGTGGGTAAGGTATTAACAGATCAAACCATTATTGATATTGCTAACAAGCACGATGCAACGCCAGCGCAAGTGGTTATTGCATGGGAAAATGCCAATGGCATGACCACCATTCCATCATCGACCAAGCGTAAAAACTTAGAAGATAACTTTAACGACAAAGTTAAACTTGATGATGAAGACATTGCGCGTATAGATGGCCTTGACTGTAACGACCGCCAAGCATCGCCAGACTTTGCACCACAGTGGGATCAATAA
- a CDS encoding MFS transporter, which yields MPLALWALTLSAFAIGTTEFVIVGLVPTIANDLGVSLPSAGLLVSLYAVGVAIGAPVLTALTGRWNRKVVLISLMGLFVMGNLLAWQAPSYETLILARILTGLAHGVFFSIGSMIATSLVSKDKEASAIAIMFTGLTVALVTGVPLGTWIGQHFGWRATFLVVSALGLIALIGSAILVPKNLKQSIPATFKEQLQVIVKPRLLLVYLMTILGYGGTFTAFTYLAPILEQQTGFAPSAIGLIMLVYGVSVAVGNIWGGKLADKRGPISALSIIFSALTIILLAFTFTMESKVAAVLTILIWGAFAFGNVPGLQLYVVKQAKKHTPNAVDVASGLNIAAFNIGIALGSVTGGLVVEHMELKDTAWIGAVVSLLALIVTRYSGRLDKHNVQVK from the coding sequence ATGCCATTGGCTTTATGGGCGCTTACCTTAAGCGCATTTGCAATTGGAACAACCGAGTTTGTTATAGTGGGTTTAGTGCCAACTATTGCAAACGATTTAGGCGTGAGCTTACCATCAGCAGGCTTACTAGTGAGCTTATATGCAGTTGGTGTAGCTATTGGTGCACCGGTACTCACTGCATTAACGGGTCGCTGGAACCGAAAAGTGGTACTTATAAGTCTTATGGGCTTATTTGTTATGGGGAATTTATTAGCTTGGCAAGCGCCGAGTTACGAAACACTAATACTGGCACGCATACTAACAGGCTTAGCTCACGGTGTATTTTTCTCTATTGGCTCAATGATAGCAACAAGCTTGGTAAGTAAAGACAAAGAGGCGAGCGCTATTGCAATTATGTTTACCGGCCTTACGGTAGCGCTTGTAACGGGTGTGCCATTAGGAACATGGATTGGCCAGCACTTTGGCTGGCGTGCAACGTTTTTAGTGGTTTCGGCATTAGGTTTAATTGCGCTAATTGGCAGCGCTATTTTAGTACCAAAAAACTTAAAGCAGTCTATTCCGGCGACGTTTAAAGAGCAGCTACAGGTTATTGTTAAGCCGCGCTTATTGCTCGTTTATTTAATGACTATATTAGGCTACGGCGGAACGTTCACCGCGTTTACTTATTTAGCGCCTATATTAGAGCAGCAAACTGGCTTTGCACCATCCGCTATTGGTTTAATAATGCTGGTTTATGGTGTGTCGGTAGCTGTTGGTAATATATGGGGCGGAAAATTAGCCGACAAGCGAGGCCCAATTAGTGCACTGAGTATTATATTTAGCGCGTTAACAATTATTTTATTGGCTTTCACCTTTACTATGGAATCAAAAGTAGCCGCAGTGCTGACTATTTTAATATGGGGGGCATTTGCATTTGGTAATGTACCAGGATTGCAGCTTTATGTAGTAAAACAGGCAAAAAAGCACACTCCTAATGCGGTAGATGTCGCATCGGGGTTAAACATCGCGGCGTTTAATATTGGAATAGCCTTAGGCTCTGTTACAGGGGGGCTTGTAGTCGAGCATATGGAACTAAAAGATACCGCATGGATTGGGGCCGTTGTTTCATTACTGGCTTTAATAGTTACTCGATACAGTGGTAGGCTAGATAAACATAATGTTCAGGTTAAATAA
- a CDS encoding LysR family transcriptional regulator: MPVQAKTEDLEMFITIVDCGSFSGAASLLDLNVAKVSRALSRLESRLNCTLLNRTTRRLELTEEGHIYIEYARKALNTLLLGEETIKLLKQAPSGHLRIDAASPFVLHQLAPLVNEFKKQYPQITLDITSHDNIIDLLERKTDLAIRIGDLKDSNLHARKLGQSKLKLVASADYVKNAPPLQQVSDLKNHNLIGFSEPNTLNQWPLKHEQSLHFDLRASSGETIRHLCIADQGIALLSQFMIAEDLAKKRLIEVLPHSVSSPNNRESIYGVYYKNGAVSSRIVAFLDFIQPRLSL, encoded by the coding sequence ATGCCTGTTCAAGCTAAAACTGAAGATCTAGAAATGTTTATTACCATTGTTGATTGTGGCAGCTTTTCCGGTGCGGCTAGTTTACTTGATTTAAATGTAGCTAAGGTTTCAAGAGCGCTATCTCGCCTCGAAAGCAGGCTAAACTGCACATTACTAAACAGAACAACTCGGCGCTTAGAACTGACCGAGGAAGGGCATATATACATAGAATATGCGCGAAAGGCTTTAAACACGCTGCTCTTAGGGGAAGAAACAATAAAGCTACTTAAGCAAGCACCTAGCGGGCACTTGCGTATAGATGCAGCAAGCCCTTTTGTTTTACATCAACTAGCGCCACTTGTTAATGAATTTAAAAAGCAATACCCGCAAATCACGCTCGATATTACCTCACACGACAATATTATTGATTTACTTGAGCGCAAAACAGATTTAGCTATTCGCATTGGAGACTTAAAAGATTCAAACCTGCACGCGCGAAAATTAGGCCAAAGTAAATTAAAATTGGTCGCAAGCGCTGATTATGTAAAAAATGCGCCACCATTACAGCAAGTTTCAGATCTTAAAAACCATAACCTAATTGGCTTCAGTGAGCCCAATACTCTTAATCAATGGCCCTTGAAGCATGAGCAATCTCTGCACTTTGATTTAAGGGCTAGCAGCGGCGAAACCATTAGGCATTTATGTATTGCTGATCAAGGCATAGCACTTCTCTCACAATTTATGATTGCTGAAGATTTAGCCAAAAAACGATTAATAGAAGTTTTACCCCACAGCGTGAGTAGCCCAAATAATCGAGAATCTATTTATGGCGTTTATTACAAAAATGGGGCGGTTTCCTCCCGTATCGTTGCATTTTTAGATTTTATACAACCGCGACTAAGTTTATAA
- a CDS encoding metal-dependent hydrolase, whose amino-acid sequence MDSLTQVALGSAVGYAVLGNKVGRKAVAWGAILGTLPDLDVFLPYGGSVEAFTYHRGFSHSLFVHLLISPLIVWLILKIHTGMQAYKVRWFWLVFLCLSTHALLDSLTVYGTQLMWPLSEYPFAVSSMFIIDPLYTLPLLIGLAFTLLPKISTSKAYKINAITLSLSTAYLCLAFVFKLNIDDKVKTALNNRDIDATGYISTPAPLTTLLWRIVVMSDGHYYEGYASVFDSPSDVTLNAYNTTPSLIKPIDNQWGIQRLQWFTKGFYSIRQQTDNVILSDLRMGMECQYVFNFVVGEQTDSGIKLGNFERLSQRPSFSNAGNIWQRIWQPEVSLASPLAKNNCSLP is encoded by the coding sequence ATGGATTCTTTAACACAAGTCGCATTAGGCAGTGCCGTAGGCTACGCGGTACTAGGCAATAAAGTAGGTAGAAAAGCCGTTGCGTGGGGCGCTATTTTAGGCACTTTACCCGATCTAGATGTATTTTTACCCTATGGCGGCAGTGTAGAGGCATTTACCTATCATCGCGGTTTTAGCCATTCTTTATTTGTCCATTTATTAATAAGCCCGCTAATTGTATGGCTAATATTAAAAATACACACAGGCATGCAGGCTTATAAAGTTCGTTGGTTTTGGTTGGTGTTTTTGTGCTTATCAACACATGCTTTATTAGATTCACTCACCGTTTATGGTACTCAGCTAATGTGGCCCTTAAGTGAATACCCTTTTGCGGTATCTAGCATGTTTATTATTGACCCCCTTTACACCTTGCCGTTATTAATTGGTTTAGCTTTTACTTTATTACCTAAAATAAGTACCAGTAAAGCCTATAAAATCAATGCAATTACACTTAGCCTAAGCACAGCGTATTTATGCCTTGCCTTTGTGTTTAAACTCAATATTGACGACAAGGTAAAAACAGCACTGAACAATCGCGATATTGACGCAACCGGCTATATTAGTACGCCTGCCCCGCTCACCACTTTACTTTGGCGTATAGTGGTAATGTCTGACGGTCACTACTACGAGGGGTATGCCTCTGTGTTTGACTCGCCCAGTGATGTAACCTTAAATGCCTACAATACAACACCGTCTTTAATTAAGCCTATTGACAACCAATGGGGCATTCAAAGACTACAATGGTTTACAAAAGGGTTTTATTCTATTCGCCAGCAAACCGATAACGTGATTTTGTCAGATTTAAGAATGGGTATGGAATGCCAATATGTATTTAACTTTGTGGTAGGTGAGCAAACAGACTCGGGCATTAAGTTGGGTAATTTTGAACGACTCTCTCAGCGCCCTAGTTTTAGTAATGCCGGTAATATTTGGCAGCGAATTTGGCAACCTGAAGTCTCGCTGGCATCTCCATTGGCTAAAAATAACTGCTCGTTGCCATAG
- a CDS encoding type B 50S ribosomal protein L31, with protein sequence MKPNIHPDYHVVAFHDTAADSYFIIGSTIKTNRTIEIEGKTYPYVPIDVSSDSHPFYTGKQKTLATDGRVAQFNRRFKNLSTAKKESK encoded by the coding sequence ATGAAGCCCAATATTCACCCTGATTACCATGTGGTTGCTTTTCATGATACTGCAGCTGATTCTTACTTTATTATTGGTTCAACCATTAAAACCAATCGCACCATAGAAATTGAGGGTAAAACATACCCTTATGTTCCTATTGATGTCTCAAGTGACTCACATCCATTTTATACAGGCAAACAAAAAACGCTCGCTACTGATGGACGCGTTGCGCAATTTAATCGTCGGTTTAAAAACCTCTCTACTGCTAAAAAGGAAAGCAAATGA
- the ykgO gene encoding type B 50S ribosomal protein L36, which yields MKVLSSLKSAKQRPGCQIVKRKGRVFVICKDNPRFKAVQGMKKK from the coding sequence ATGAAAGTTTTAAGTTCATTAAAAAGTGCAAAACAACGACCAGGTTGTCAAATTGTAAAGCGCAAAGGGCGAGTATTCGTGATATGTAAAGATAACCCTAGATTTAAAGCCGTGCAGGGTATGAAGAAAAAGTAG
- a CDS encoding OsmC family protein has product MEISVSMLDGQKLSAKFGEHEVISDQSINAGGDAEHPEPFDYFLVSMVLCAGFYARKFCQQREISTEGMTLTQNNENVDENGKKLFSIEIGLPEGFPAKYKKALIAAVNTCTVKKVIQAVPEFSVVVK; this is encoded by the coding sequence ATGGAAATTTCGGTTTCAATGTTAGACGGTCAAAAATTAAGTGCTAAGTTTGGTGAGCATGAAGTTATAAGCGACCAAAGCATAAACGCTGGTGGTGATGCAGAACATCCAGAGCCGTTTGACTATTTTTTAGTAAGCATGGTGTTGTGTGCTGGTTTTTATGCGCGTAAATTTTGTCAGCAAAGAGAGATCTCGACCGAAGGGATGACACTGACACAAAATAACGAAAATGTAGATGAAAACGGTAAGAAGCTTTTTTCAATCGAAATTGGCTTGCCAGAAGGTTTCCCAGCTAAATATAAAAAAGCACTGATTGCTGCGGTAAATACATGTACCGTGAAAAAGGTTATTCAAGCAGTGCCTGAGTTTTCTGTTGTAGTTAAATAG
- a CDS encoding cytochrome b562 codes for MKAVLLLMVLIFSQTVAANEMSDLEKTMKNIGLAYKQSVEATQLAEFNGAIDEFIKLIEQSKQAKFYKEAEKSVQGLDKVLTQAQLAKKVANEQGLEAAKKPLKAIDNLRKKYHKLHEPPGFFELLFGK; via the coding sequence ATGAAAGCAGTTTTGTTGTTAATGGTATTAATATTTAGTCAAACAGTTGCCGCAAATGAAATGAGCGACTTAGAAAAAACCATGAAAAACATTGGGCTTGCTTATAAACAAAGTGTTGAAGCAACCCAGTTAGCAGAATTTAATGGCGCTATTGATGAATTTATTAAATTGATAGAGCAAAGTAAGCAAGCCAAGTTTTATAAAGAAGCTGAAAAGTCGGTGCAAGGGTTAGATAAGGTACTTACTCAAGCCCAGTTAGCCAAAAAAGTAGCGAACGAGCAAGGGCTTGAGGCGGCAAAAAAACCACTCAAAGCAATTGATAATTTACGCAAAAAATATCACAAATTACATGAGCCTCCAGGCTTTTTTGAATTATTGTTTGGAAAATAA
- a CDS encoding ABC transporter substrate-binding protein: protein MSLFKLYRLLTFTCLLLGSYSAYALEVIFINPGFSDSENAQNKTGNFWFDVSKIMQNAATDLDVTLTVEYANRNHILMKELIQQAINDKPDYLILVNEKNVTSKYLSKIDSKHVPIYFLLNRPSPASLDMLRENGTNIVGSITPNNRVAGKSLMQQLYKKFTNKTTTSAHILALLGDYATPASIMRTQGLMDFLTQTPQVTLTAKEVANWSEQEGFTKTLAYMQQAPEINIIWCANDAIAFGAKRALKQLNMQSQVIVGGINWEVPPSNKSALDVSIGGHVLLGAYALVNLFDNHTQPKLSPLLHRTADIFDPLTEENTPLYKAINTTGLAEINFIQFSKTRADWYEFTIENLLLALEQ, encoded by the coding sequence ATGTCCTTGTTTAAATTATACCGCCTGCTAACATTTACCTGCCTTCTGTTGGGTAGTTATAGTGCTTATGCCCTAGAAGTCATATTTATTAATCCTGGTTTTTCCGACTCTGAAAATGCACAAAACAAAACCGGAAACTTTTGGTTTGATGTTTCTAAAATAATGCAAAATGCAGCCACTGATTTAGATGTGACATTAACGGTAGAATACGCAAATCGAAATCATATTTTAATGAAAGAGCTTATTCAGCAGGCTATAAATGATAAGCCCGATTATCTGATCCTCGTAAACGAAAAAAATGTTACCAGTAAATACCTCTCTAAAATAGACAGTAAACATGTCCCTATTTACTTTTTATTAAATCGTCCCTCACCTGCATCACTTGACATGTTACGTGAAAATGGCACTAACATAGTCGGTAGTATTACCCCAAATAATCGCGTTGCAGGTAAATCATTGATGCAGCAGCTTTATAAAAAGTTTACCAATAAAACAACAACTAGCGCACATATATTGGCGTTATTAGGCGACTATGCAACGCCTGCTTCTATTATGCGCACACAAGGGTTAATGGATTTTTTAACGCAAACACCGCAAGTCACCTTAACCGCTAAAGAGGTTGCCAATTGGTCTGAACAAGAAGGGTTTACAAAAACCTTAGCGTATATGCAGCAAGCCCCTGAAATTAACATTATTTGGTGTGCGAATGATGCCATTGCTTTTGGCGCAAAAAGGGCATTAAAACAGCTAAACATGCAATCTCAGGTTATTGTGGGCGGTATTAACTGGGAGGTTCCACCAAGTAATAAATCAGCACTTGATGTATCTATTGGAGGTCATGTGTTACTAGGTGCTTATGCCCTAGTTAATTTGTTCGACAACCATACTCAACCAAAACTTAGTCCTTTGCTTCATCGTACAGCTGATATTTTTGACCCGCTTACTGAGGAAAACACTCCCTTATACAAGGCGATAAATACTACTGGCCTTGCAGAAATAAACTTTATACAGTTTAGTAAAACACGCGCTGACTGGTATGAATTTACCATAGAAAATCTACTTTTAGCGCTTGAGCAATAG